The sequence CGATGAGCTCCCTCTGATACGATAGTCGCCGCCGGAGGAGCGCATGAAAGCAGTCGTGATCGAGCAGTACGGCGGTCCCGAGGTGATGCGCTGGGGCGACGCTGACCGGCCGTCGCTTGGCGCGGGCGAGATCCTCGTGCGCGTTCGGGCGGCCGGCGTCAACCAGGCGGATCTAACCGCACGCGCCAACCGCTATCCAGAGCGGACGCCCGTGCCGGGGATCTACTTCTACCCTTTTCGCTCGCTGCCGGCTATTCCCGGCATCGAAATCGCGGGGGAGGTTGTCGAACTGGGGCCAGGGGTGACGCGCTGGAATATCGGCGACCGTGTCTGCGGCATCGCGGGCTCCGGCGGCTATGCTGAATACGCGCGGATGCTCGACTGGGTCGCGATGCCCATCCCGGCCGGGCTCGATTTCGTTGCCGGAGCAGCGATCCCCGTCGCCTTTCTCACGAGCTGGTTAGCGCTCAGCGAGTTGATAAACCTCCGCCGCGGAGAAACGCTTCTTGTCCATGCTGTCGGCGCCGGGGTCGGGCAGGCGCTGGTGCAACTCGGCAAGCTGATCGGCGCTCGCGTTATCGGCACCGAGATCGTGGCCGAGAAGATCGCGCGCGCGAAGGCGCTCGGGCTCGATGCCGGCTGCAATTCGCGCGAGGAGGATTTTGTCGCCTGGGCGCTTCGCGAGACTGAGGGGCGGGGAGTTGATGCCGTTGTCGATACGCTCGGGGGGCCCGTCTTCGCGGCGAGCTTGCGGGCACTCGCGCTGAATGGGCGCATTGTCCCTCTCTCGACGACCCTCGGCGCAACCCCCGAGATCGAACTGGGGCAGCTCATCGGCAAGCATCTCGCCGTCTTCGGCATGTCGACTGCGGCGATGCTGACGCCGGATCGGGTCCGACGCTTCCAGCGAGAGGTGCTGTCTGCCTTTCCGGCGCTTCTCACTCCGGTGGTCGACCGGACCTTCCCGATGGCCGAAGCGGCGGAGGCGCAC comes from Dehalococcoidia bacterium and encodes:
- a CDS encoding NAD(P)H-quinone oxidoreductase, with amino-acid sequence MKAVVIEQYGGPEVMRWGDADRPSLGAGEILVRVRAAGVNQADLTARANRYPERTPVPGIYFYPFRSLPAIPGIEIAGEVVELGPGVTRWNIGDRVCGIAGSGGYAEYARMLDWVAMPIPAGLDFVAGAAIPVAFLTSWLALSELINLRRGETLLVHAVGAGVGQALVQLGKLIGARVIGTEIVAEKIARAKALGLDAGCNSREEDFVAWALRETEGRGVDAVVDTLGGPVFAASLRALALNGRIVPLSTTLGATPEIELGQLIGKHLAVFGMSTAAMLTPDRVRRFQREVLSAFPALLTPVVDRTFPMAEAAEAHRYLAAGAHFGKVVLTLP